The Streptomyces sp. NBC_01551 genome window below encodes:
- a CDS encoding tyrosine-type recombinase/integrase produces MTGSEIDIVTATSGTPRPQPGAGFTLAALAKDPRTGWPPRARRMYEYLAARYGDHDALCTLAAAWIAHQRSEGVRKTYSTNFRVFEPYLREHGIHPLTVGFLAADAFARHLETAPTLVWRDGRREPEGPPRQDATRHNVLASCSSFYEFVLRTRALPKEAFDANPFTGVLYPVIDPLETTTVSLSETEWTTLLATARDNPISRATALRTYVLLWFVYVCFLRIDAALTARIENIGHTDGHRTIRVRIKGGKWATKALPPPVYAVLTELIGDRTEGFVFITSTGRPLDEPSVWRTLRKLARRAGLPQADRIRPHSIKHTVIEHAFARPGARPDRIQEAADHRDPRTTMRYHQRRKRLDDSPMYDMAAATAAALEES; encoded by the coding sequence GTGACCGGCTCGGAGATCGACATCGTCACGGCCACCTCGGGTACGCCGCGCCCCCAGCCCGGTGCCGGCTTCACGCTCGCTGCCCTCGCCAAGGACCCCCGTACGGGCTGGCCGCCGCGTGCCCGGCGCATGTACGAGTACCTGGCAGCCAGGTACGGCGACCACGACGCGCTGTGCACCCTCGCCGCAGCCTGGATCGCCCACCAGCGCTCCGAAGGGGTCCGCAAGACCTACAGCACGAACTTCCGCGTGTTCGAGCCCTACCTGCGCGAGCACGGCATCCACCCACTGACCGTGGGTTTCCTCGCCGCCGATGCCTTCGCCCGGCACCTGGAGACCGCGCCCACCCTCGTCTGGCGCGACGGCCGCCGGGAACCCGAGGGCCCACCCCGCCAGGACGCCACCCGGCACAACGTCCTCGCCAGCTGCTCCAGCTTCTACGAGTTCGTCCTGCGGACCCGAGCACTGCCCAAGGAGGCGTTCGACGCGAACCCCTTCACCGGCGTGCTCTATCCCGTCATCGACCCGCTGGAAACCACCACCGTCTCCCTGAGCGAGACCGAGTGGACGACGCTCCTGGCCACCGCCCGGGACAACCCGATCTCCCGCGCGACGGCGCTGCGGACCTACGTGCTGCTGTGGTTCGTCTACGTCTGCTTCCTGCGGATCGACGCCGCCCTCACCGCCCGGATCGAGAACATCGGCCACACGGACGGGCACCGCACCATTCGCGTCCGGATCAAGGGTGGGAAGTGGGCCACCAAGGCGCTGCCGCCGCCCGTGTACGCGGTCCTCACGGAGCTGATCGGTGACCGTACCGAGGGCTTCGTCTTCATCACCAGCACGGGCCGGCCCCTCGACGAACCCTCGGTGTGGCGCACCCTGCGCAAGCTCGCCCGGCGCGCCGGCCTGCCCCAGGCCGACAGGATTCGGCCGCACTCCATCAAGCACACCGTGATCGAGCACGCCTTCGCCCGCCCCGGCGCCCGCCCGGACCGGATCCAGGAAGCGGCCGACCACCGAGACCCCCGCACCACGATGCGCTACCACCAACGCCGCAAGCGCCTCGACGACAGCCCGATGTACGACATGGCCGCAGCCACGGCCGCCGCTTTGGAAGAGTCGTAG